The Streptomyces laurentii genome contains a region encoding:
- a CDS encoding hypothetical protein (identified by MetaGeneAnnotator; putative;~sequence version:1) translates to MIDGMKRILEVTGFLVMVFGVCGILRELTGGWFKLMGVTRLLTDHVWFLEGRELYANIVIAALGLVIMVVSDRVKA, encoded by the coding sequence ATGATCGACGGCATGAAGAGGATTCTCGAGGTCACGGGTTTTCTGGTGATGGTCTTCGGCGTCTGCGGGATCCTCCGCGAGCTGACCGGAGGCTGGTTCAAGCTGATGGGGGTGACCCGGCTGCTGACGGATCACGTCTGGTTCCTGGAGGGGCGGGAGTTGTACGCGAACATCGTGATCGCGGCGCTCGGGCTGGTGATCATGGTGGTCTCCGACCGGGTGAAGGCCTGA
- a CDS encoding hypothetical protein (identified by MetaGeneAnnotator; putative;~predicted protein [Streptomyces viridochromogenes DSM40736]) gives MECATEMLATRPRESVTIRAVAAAAEASTTAVYSLFGGKDGLIGAVRDRAVAGLFRDLSAVRPSADPLADLCALGVAYRRWGCENRHLYTVLFGGVQSFEPSGHVGAADPIRPLLAAIDRGLTASVLAGDATEIALSVWGTLHGLVTLQLAGALDTATADVAFRSTIRAMLRGWTTPDVFRRLRQDEPAP, from the coding sequence GTGGAGTGCGCGACCGAGATGCTCGCCACCCGTCCGCGGGAGTCGGTCACGATCCGCGCCGTCGCGGCGGCCGCCGAGGCGTCGACGACGGCGGTGTACTCCCTGTTCGGCGGCAAGGACGGGCTGATCGGCGCGGTGCGCGACCGGGCGGTCGCCGGTCTGTTCCGGGATCTGTCGGCGGTCCGGCCCTCCGCGGACCCGCTCGCCGACCTCTGCGCGCTGGGTGTCGCCTACCGCCGCTGGGGCTGCGAGAACCGGCATCTGTACACGGTGCTGTTCGGCGGCGTGCAGTCCTTCGAACCGTCGGGGCACGTGGGCGCCGCCGACCCGATCCGTCCCCTCCTCGCCGCCATCGACCGCGGCCTGACCGCGTCCGTCCTCGCCGGCGACGCGACGGAGATCGCCCTGTCGGTCTGGGGGACCCTGCACGGGCTCGTGACCCTCCAACTGGCCGGCGCCCTCGACACCGCCACGGCCGACGTCGCGTTCCGGTCGACCATCCGCGCCATGCTGCGCGGATGGACCACCCCGGACGTGTTCCGCCGCCTGCGCCAGGACGAGCCCGCGCCCTGA
- a CDS encoding hypothetical protein (identified by MetaGeneAnnotator; putative;~sequence version:1), producing the protein MQALGLSATAEAVYLTLVERGPRTLAELTDRPAPPAGPPADDLTDAVDELSDIGLVSRRNGRLTAQPPRAVLEAVAERRARQARIAYESATTLSQFWLDHTAGSSYVEVVDTSGRPKAVQLRVHNEAVEQVRALSIGPVGGGDRVLEVGPGTLDALDRGIAYRVVYSANILQDPKALELARDCVAHGEQARVFPDVALNVLVCDDRFAVVSVTAPDRSGHHSIIVQPSGLLDGVIGVFESYWRIAVPLPPAGETAGSEATPEGRQLLSYLSAGLTDESIARELGVSERTVARRIARLQEMLGAKTRFQLGVQANRHGWL; encoded by the coding sequence TTGCAGGCTCTCGGTCTCTCCGCGACGGCGGAGGCCGTCTACCTCACGCTCGTGGAACGGGGTCCGCGGACCCTGGCCGAGCTCACCGACCGGCCGGCACCACCCGCCGGGCCTCCCGCGGACGACCTGACGGACGCGGTGGACGAACTCAGCGACATCGGTCTGGTCTCGCGCCGGAACGGCAGACTGACCGCCCAGCCGCCGCGCGCGGTCCTGGAGGCGGTCGCCGAGCGGCGGGCACGCCAGGCCCGGATCGCCTACGAGAGTGCGACGACACTGTCCCAGTTCTGGCTGGACCACACCGCCGGTTCGAGTTACGTCGAGGTCGTCGACACCTCCGGCCGGCCCAAGGCGGTCCAGCTCCGCGTCCACAACGAGGCCGTGGAGCAGGTGCGGGCGCTGTCGATCGGTCCGGTGGGCGGTGGGGACCGGGTCCTGGAGGTCGGCCCGGGGACGCTGGACGCGCTCGACCGGGGCATCGCCTACCGGGTGGTGTACAGCGCCAACATCCTTCAGGATCCGAAGGCGTTGGAGCTGGCGCGCGACTGCGTCGCGCACGGGGAGCAGGCGCGGGTCTTCCCGGACGTCGCCCTCAACGTGCTGGTCTGCGACGACCGTTTCGCCGTCGTGTCCGTCACCGCCCCCGACCGTTCGGGGCACCACAGCATCATCGTCCAGCCGTCGGGGCTCCTGGACGGGGTGATCGGCGTCTTCGAGTCGTACTGGCGGATCGCCGTGCCGCTGCCGCCGGCGGGTGAGACCGCGGGCAGCGAAGCCACCCCCGAGGGGCGGCAGTTGCTCAGCTATCTGAGCGCGGGGCTGACCGACGAGTCGATCGCCCGTGAACTCGGGGTGAGCGAGCGGACCGTGGCCCGGCGTATCGCCCGGCTGCAGGAGATGCTCGGCGCCAAGACCCGCTTCCAGCTCGGCGTCCAGGCCAATCGCCACGGCTGGCTGTGA
- a CDS encoding hypothetical protein (Alpha/beta hydrolase family; pfam12697;~Esterases and lipases (includes fungal lipases, cholinesterases, etc.) These enzymes act on carboxylic esters (EC: 3.1.1.-). The catalytic apparatus involves three residues (catalytic triad): a serine, a glutamate or aspartate and a histidine.These...; cl12031;~identified by MetaGeneAnnotator; putative;~predicted protein [Streptomyces viridochromogenes DSM40736]), translating to MFLGAVAALAVAFLALIVLTDGAGSGLVAWAATLGVGAAFALWRSRRRAWRGRMAPFLPVAVAAALTATVCVPAVPTARRLPPDLPFVATRHWTLATGSRVAVYHYPPANGGPRQPVPLVYLHGGPVRGIAEIDHRFLRLLAGRGYDVYAYEQAGGGRSDLLPLADYSIARSVRDLAAFVDRLGRGKADVLGFSAGGTVLTRAVADPAVAARLHRAIIAEPGPMDGPTARLAGHKGRESARDLAPAVTGPRSTYLPRYAVAFGLMRLGLLSPGTGLVGQAEGDNAFTAADLGSDTASAYCARDAHRIPVENTADNFSFSPAASLRIQRTIEESPSLAPLLRRSRTPAMLMIAECSSQIRRWETAVLAEDPAIERTQYLPGVGHRMWNGLDDNDERAAAVITAFLRGRPAPLPDYPTREGIPAFLRAGK from the coding sequence ATGTTCCTGGGCGCCGTCGCAGCGTTGGCCGTCGCGTTCCTCGCCCTGATCGTGCTCACCGACGGGGCGGGTTCAGGGCTCGTCGCATGGGCGGCGACCCTCGGGGTGGGGGCCGCGTTCGCGCTGTGGCGGAGCCGGCGACGCGCGTGGCGGGGGCGAATGGCGCCGTTCCTGCCGGTGGCCGTCGCGGCGGCGCTGACGGCGACGGTCTGCGTCCCGGCCGTGCCGACGGCCCGCCGCCTCCCGCCCGACCTGCCGTTCGTCGCCACGCGGCACTGGACGCTGGCCACCGGCAGCCGGGTCGCGGTGTACCACTACCCGCCCGCGAACGGCGGCCCCCGGCAGCCCGTCCCGCTGGTGTACCTCCACGGCGGACCGGTCCGCGGCATCGCGGAGATCGACCACCGGTTCCTGCGGCTCCTGGCCGGCCGGGGGTACGACGTCTACGCGTACGAGCAGGCCGGCGGCGGGCGCAGCGACCTGCTCCCCCTGGCCGACTACTCGATCGCGCGGTCGGTCCGCGATCTCGCCGCCTTCGTGGACCGCCTGGGCCGGGGCAAGGCCGACGTCCTCGGCTTCTCCGCGGGCGGCACCGTCCTCACCCGGGCCGTGGCCGACCCGGCCGTCGCCGCCCGTCTGCACCGGGCGATCATCGCCGAACCCGGCCCGATGGACGGCCCCACCGCGCGCCTCGCCGGGCACAAGGGCCGGGAGTCCGCGCGGGACCTCGCCCCGGCCGTGACCGGGCCGCGATCCACGTATCTCCCCCGGTACGCCGTGGCGTTCGGCCTGATGCGGCTCGGGCTCCTCTCCCCCGGGACCGGACTGGTCGGACAGGCCGAGGGCGACAACGCCTTCACCGCCGCGGACCTCGGCAGCGACACCGCGTCCGCCTACTGCGCGCGCGACGCGCACCGCATCCCGGTCGAGAACACCGCGGACAACTTCTCCTTCAGCCCCGCCGCCAGCCTGCGCATCCAGCGGACGATCGAGGAATCACCGTCCCTCGCACCGCTGTTGAGGCGGTCCCGGACACCGGCGATGCTGATGATCGCCGAATGCTCCTCCCAGATCCGCCGGTGGGAGACCGCGGTCCTCGCCGAGGATCCCGCCATCGAGCGCACGCAGTACCTGCCGGGGGTCGGACACCGCATGTGGAACGGACTGGACGACAACGACGAGCGGGCCGCCGCCGTCATCACCGCGTTCCTGCGGGGCAGGCCCGCTCCCCTGCCCGACTATCCGACCCGTGAGGGGATCCCCGCCTTCCTGCGCGCCGGTAAATAG